One Gossypium raimondii isolate GPD5lz chromosome 3, ASM2569854v1, whole genome shotgun sequence genomic window carries:
- the LOC105796268 gene encoding uncharacterized protein LOC105796268 isoform X1: MCNCVPLSPFPSSIIKIRNPLLKNPQISDTHFPIITNNGRLQFLGCCMKATPSPSSSVEGDGYGQLEFDDDELELKRRRTDATLEKISDKELKGKKGNKNGDKLVSKKQLMKRSNMVAKQVISIQSAQTLGFVSQLWVDTTSWLVLAMEVRPSLLAGESERILLQDINKVGDVVLVEDERVMDNDFKMVRLETLVGYRVVTPRYRNIGKVRGYTFNINSGAVESLEIDAFGISIIPSSLVSTYALLVEDVLEVIADRVVVHEAAASRLQRLTKGFWDAQSSEVSLDERIEYGGDEGSEGFRDGRRSRRRSRGRKPRSKSREADDDWELPMDYF; this comes from the exons ATGTGCAATTGCGTCCCTTTGAGCCCCTTTCCCTCCTCCATCATCAAAATTAGAAACCCATTGCTCAAAAATCCACAAATTTCAGATACCCACTTCCCAATTATCACGAATAATGGCCGATTACAGTTCCTTGGATGCTGTATGAAAGCAACCCCATCTCCAAGTTCAAGCGTAGAGGGAGATGGATATGGGCAGTTGGAGTTTGACGACGATGAATTGGAGCTCAAACGACGTCGTACCGATGCTACCTTGGAGAAAATTAGTGACAAGGAGTTGAAGGGGAAGAAGGGCAACAAGAATGGGGATAAATTGGTTAGCAAGAAGCAACTGATGAAGAGATCAAATATGGTGGCCAAGCAAGTGATAAGCATCCAATCTGCTCAAACCTTAGGCTTTGTGTCTCAATTATGGGTGGATACTACTTCA tGGTTAGTGTTGGCTATGGAGGTAAGGCCAAGCTTACTTGCTGGGGAATCAGAAAGGATTCTTCTACAAGATATCAACAAG GTCGGAGATGTTGTCCTTGTTGAAGATGAGAGAGTGATGGATAATGACTTTAAGATGGTTAGACTCGAGACTCTG gtagGATACCGAGTTGTAACTCCAAGATATCGAAACATCGGGAAG GTTCGGGGCTATACTTTCAACATTAATTCTGGGGCTGTTGAATCTCTTGAGATCGATGCTTTTGGGATATCCATCATTCCATCAAGTTTG GTGAGCACTTATGCTTTGCTTGTTGAGGATGTGCTTGAAGTTATAGCTGACAGAGTAGTCGTTCACGAAGCTGCAGCCTCACGCTTACAGAGGCTGACAAAG GGTTTTTGGGATGCCCAAAGTTCAGAGGTGTCCCTAGACGAACGCATAGAATATGGTGGTGATGAAGGGTCGGAGGGATTTCGTGATGGTCGGAGAAGTAGGCGACGTTCCCGTGGCCGTAAACCGCGTTCGAAGTCAAGGGAAGCAGATGATGATTGGGAACTTCCAATggattatttttga
- the LOC105796268 gene encoding uncharacterized protein LOC105796268 isoform X2, whose product MCNCVPLSPFPSSIIKIRNPLLKNPQISDTHFPIITNNGRLQFLGCCMKATPSPSSSVEGDGYGQLEFDDDELELKRRRTDATLEKISDKELKGKKGNKNGDKLVSKKQLMKRSNMVAKQVISIQSAQTLGFVSQLWVDTTSWLVLAMEVRPSLLAGESERILLQDINKVGDVVLVEDERVMDNDFKMVRLETLVGYRVVTPRYRNIGKVRGYTFNINSGAVESLEIDAFGISIIPSSLVSTYALLVEDVLEVIADRVVVHEAAASRLQRLTKRSMPFGASSTQQIPPFCNKIPMNMHLE is encoded by the exons ATGTGCAATTGCGTCCCTTTGAGCCCCTTTCCCTCCTCCATCATCAAAATTAGAAACCCATTGCTCAAAAATCCACAAATTTCAGATACCCACTTCCCAATTATCACGAATAATGGCCGATTACAGTTCCTTGGATGCTGTATGAAAGCAACCCCATCTCCAAGTTCAAGCGTAGAGGGAGATGGATATGGGCAGTTGGAGTTTGACGACGATGAATTGGAGCTCAAACGACGTCGTACCGATGCTACCTTGGAGAAAATTAGTGACAAGGAGTTGAAGGGGAAGAAGGGCAACAAGAATGGGGATAAATTGGTTAGCAAGAAGCAACTGATGAAGAGATCAAATATGGTGGCCAAGCAAGTGATAAGCATCCAATCTGCTCAAACCTTAGGCTTTGTGTCTCAATTATGGGTGGATACTACTTCA tGGTTAGTGTTGGCTATGGAGGTAAGGCCAAGCTTACTTGCTGGGGAATCAGAAAGGATTCTTCTACAAGATATCAACAAG GTCGGAGATGTTGTCCTTGTTGAAGATGAGAGAGTGATGGATAATGACTTTAAGATGGTTAGACTCGAGACTCTG gtagGATACCGAGTTGTAACTCCAAGATATCGAAACATCGGGAAG GTTCGGGGCTATACTTTCAACATTAATTCTGGGGCTGTTGAATCTCTTGAGATCGATGCTTTTGGGATATCCATCATTCCATCAAGTTTG GTGAGCACTTATGCTTTGCTTGTTGAGGATGTGCTTGAAGTTATAGCTGACAGAGTAGTCGTTCACGAAGCTGCAGCCTCACGCTTACAGAGGCTGACAAAG AGATCCATGCCTTTTGGGGCCAGTTCAACTCAGCAAATCCCACCTTTCTGCAACAAAATTCCCATGAACATGCACTTAGAATAA
- the LOC105796269 gene encoding uncharacterized protein LOC105796269 isoform X1 yields the protein MATAHLRLSQRMPLHPLNNTATVTATDSVLVSNPKQQYRILHSDERNLLNHQHPVTATATEKMETTALDLNSSLAEELNAVRMKTERLRLDKEKTEKMLKEREALLLLQMKEIEERGQIQRHLEIQVDRLFRLKELKSYSVRISPLKSLREKQRSGWNMNEVHSLVSVFMTENAILLYIYLKKIRFFRKKSVNCHLFSVLYTLPRA from the exons ATGGCGACGGCTCATTTACGTCTCAGCCAACGCATGCCTCTCCATCCACTGAATAACACTGCCACTGTTACTGCCACTGACTCTGTGCTTGTTTCGAATCCCAAGCAACAGTATCGGATTCTCCATTCCGACGAACGGAACCTACTGAACCATCAACATCCGGTTACGGCCACCGCCACCGAGAAAATGGAGACGACGGCGTTAGATTTGAATTCGTCGTTGGCGGAGGAGCTCAACGCCGTAAGGATGAAGACGGAGCGTTTGAGATTGGATAAAGAGAAGACGGAGAAGATGTTGAAAGAGAGGGAAGCATTGCTTCTTTTGCAAATGAAAGAGATCGAAGAGCGAGGTCAGATTCAAAGACACCTCGAAATTCAAGTTGATAGGCTCTTCAGATTGAAGGAGCTCAAATCTTATTCCGtg AGGATATCTCCATTAAAATCACTGAGGGAAAAACAACGGAGTGGTTGGAACATGAATGAGGTGCATTCGCTGGTGAGTGTTTTTATGACTGAAAATGCAATCCtcctatatatttatttaaaaaaaattcgattcTTTAGGAAAAAATCTGTAAATTGTCATTTATTTAGCGTTTTATATACTCTGCCGAGAGCTTGA